From the Papaver somniferum cultivar HN1 chromosome 2, ASM357369v1, whole genome shotgun sequence genome, the window AGGCGGATTGCAATGATGAAGATAATTCATACCACGAGCCTGTAGAAGCATGAAGCACATAAATGAACACTAGGACTAGGCACCACCAAGGAATGTAAGCTTTCAAAAACACGAGAAGAGGGATGTGAAACATGCAAGACAACCCATGCATAATGTACTCACGATGTCCAGAGCCATATTAATACGTCGCCTCCAATCTAGTTTAGCTGTGCCTCGCTGAAGCAATCGAAACAAACTTCCACTGCATTGAAAGGATCCAAACCCAAATCAGTACGCAGGAAGAATATCAAGCCGGATGGATTAGTCAAAATACAGAGGTGCAAGATGCTAAATCAATGAATACTGATCTTTATAAGTTTTCTGAAGCAGAAATAAACCGTGGGAGGAATTCCGTAACAATGCAAAGGCGCTGAGGTGAAGTTACAGCCCCCATAAAGAGTACTATATTTGGATGCCTCAGCCTCTTCATAAGTGAGACCTGTGTCATATAGAACTTATTTAGATATAACTCCATTTAGTAAAGCCAGAGCAGATTATGGTACAATATCACCACatatgaaagaaaaaaagaaagaacgaaagaaagaaagaacaagtcaaGAAAAATGTGATAATCTTGATTGGACAACATTAACTAGATTGCCATACAAAAATTCACCTCTTGTCTGAAAGAGAGTATCACATCATCAGAGTACTCTTGCTTCGAGAACACCTTGACTGCAACATCCTGTGAAGAAACAACTATTAATTGATTATCATGCAATACCATGaccctttattttcttatttactAAGCAGCCCAAACTAAAGAATATGACAGGCTCTAGAGTGCAATAATACACCATTACAAACTTTCCATGAAGGgggattttgtttgttttttagtttGTATTGTTTCCCTGAGGACATTAGCTTAAATTCACTCGTGTTTTAGATGTTGATTTCCCTTAAAGACGAAGTTATCAGGAAAAGAACATACCGAACCATACCACAGACCATGATATACTGTGCCACAAGAACCTGCAAGTCATAAAGAAAGCCTCAAATTCCATATGCCACAAAATAACAAATATCTTTGTAGAGAATAATCACAGAAATGGAAGAGACATTATTACCTTGGCCAATCTGCTCTCCGATCAACAAGTCTTCCCACAATATTTCATAATCTAAGCAATCTATTTCCATATCGACCTTCTGAATAGCAGTACTACTTGTGCTTCCACTACTACTTACACTACTTGTGCTGTTAATGTTAAATGAGGACCAAGAACCCGAAGCCTCATTTGCAGCTGATCTGTGGCCATCCCCAGCCTGCTGTTCTGGTTTAACCCCATAATCTGAACTCCTCTTATGTCCTGTGTCATTTTTTTGATCATGATTCAACCAGGGCCAGACAAACCGTGTGGTCCTCGGATCCACTCCATCTCTTTCGTTACCTTTCCATGGCCATGATATCCCCTTCTTACCAATCCAAGCTTCCGCTTTTGAAGTTATTGCCCTGTGAATTCCAGATTTACCTTCTCCCTCGTCACCAGAATCTGCAGAGGGCTTTCTCTGTGACTTCTCCATAGTTACAACATGAGGATACATACCAAATTCAGTTGGTGGTACATCTCCTCTGGGAGTGCTAGCTCCACTTGAGTTTCCATCCTCTCTATGGTCAGAGTAATGATCAGAATATTGGCTGTCTCCACTACCACCTTCCCGTTCGACATTGTTGTCACTAGAGCGTAATTTTGTCCGGACTTTGTTTGACACCTTAGATGCCTGTTTCATTTAGTAAGCAATCATTTTATGTTAGAACAGAAAGAAATAGTGTAACCCGTAATGACTTTTGTCCCCGAAAGGCATTTGAATCTTAGAGAAATGAAGAACTCACCAGAGTTGAAAATTTGGAGGCAATTGCGACTTGCAAAGGCTGCTGAGGAACAAGACCAGATTTGTTTAAAGGACTTCTGCTAGGCCTGCTATAGCTGGAATTTGCTTCCAATGATTTTGTCCCAGACATGGGAAAGTCTTGATAGGCTCTTGAATCACTTGATACACAGATAATCCCTACAACACTGCCATCGTCATCATAAAACGGAGTATTGGTTGAAATCGAGAGAAACCTCTCTCCATGTTTATTCTTAGCGTGTAACTGTCCTTTCCAACTCTCACCCATGGATATCCTCTGAATAATATCATTTGCCACATCATATTCATTGACATCTGTAAGAAGCTCAGTTGCATCCTGACCTATAGCTTCCGACACAGAATATCCATACAGGGTTTCCGCCATTGGATTCCTGAAatcagaaaacaacaacaaagacGTATATCACTACTAAGTTTGCCCTGTACATTTTGTTTGTTTGAACTCATTGAATACAAGTTATCTACAACAGTTTGTGTTTATGAACCCCAAAACAAAAAACTGGCATAGGACAAACAAAACCATTATAGAACCTCAAATGTATACCAACTATGTCATGCTACCAATTCAATGAACTtcaaataaaattcatcaaaagTCAAAAGGGGTCAAAAACACTCAAATTTATAAACACTGGCTGGCAGCTATCAAAATGAAGTAAATTGAACGGGAAATATGCAAATTGAACGGAAATTGAAGACTAACCAGTAGATAATCCGACCATGAAGATCAAAAATGTGAACAGATTGACCCATTGACTGCAAAATATTAAGATACTGTTTATCAGTAAAATTTGGTAAAGTTGATTTTTTAATCATCCCTGGTGATTTAGGATTGAATgagtcattatcatcatcatcatcccttCTCTTACTTTCTCTTTGCAGAGGAGatgaatgatgattaaatgaagCAGAACCCTTTTTCCAATTACTCGAAACTTCGAACCCCTTTTTTGTTGTTGAAGCAGCAGATGATAATCTCGATCTTCTTGGTGAAACTGAATGAGCCCTTTGATTGTTGCTGTTATGATGATGATGCCCGTGTTCAGACTTTCTAGAAGAAGAAGTATCATTTGAAAGTATTAGTTTAGACATCTCTTGTTTAAGACGAGCATGCCCCGCTTCAAGCTCTTGGATCTTCTTTAGTAATTCttcagttggtggtggtggtgctggtggttgaGGCGATGGATTTTCTTCCATTTATAAACAAATTTTAAGAAAGCCGAAAGATGAAATTTTTGTGTTATAAATGTAAAAATTTGATAAGAAAAAGACAGAAGAAATTCATGGGTTATGTATGATTATATCAACTCTATCTACCTATCTCTATCTTTTCTAGCTGTACATAAACTTTGTTGTGTGTgcaaggtgtttgtgattattgCTGAAAGTGAGAGATTTGGATGTTAATCAactcttttctctctctttcttgtAAGCCTCTCTATAATATTGTTTTTAACTTTGTGTTTGTCTAAACTcatactttttctttcttttgtgtttGGGGGTTTTTGTGGCTCTTACttggttttgttttgtctttgcTTTTTTTGTAAAAAGGAGGAGGATTTAGTATTTTGGTTAGGTTTTCTTTGAGATTTGATTCTCTCTATTCTTCCTTCTCTCACTATCTATTGCCTCCACTCACAGTAAATGGGTCGTTAACTTGGTGGATCCCACCAAATCAGAGTTAAATGGAAGTGTAGGTTTATCTTTTCGTCCCTGATCTAACCAAACTCAATCTGTAACCGTAGATCGTTCAACTGGTACGTCTCGAGAATAGTCTCTACGGTTAGGATTAGTCATAACTAAGACCTGATTTAtaagagattagggttttcaCATCCTCTTCGATGTTGCCGCCTCTCTGTGTTTCTATTCTCTTATCTCTGTTAAAAGAAAAAGGCGATCAAAAATGGCGATTGAGTGTTGAATAGTTTTTCGAGTGATTTTTATCAATAACAATGAGGGTTAAGGTCAGTTAGTTCGTGTACAAAAAGGGTTAGTTTTCATGGAGGTGAATCAACAGAGAAATTGGTGAGGGTTATACATCTGCAAATCGTATTCGAAGAGAAACCAGGGAAGATGATGTTAATGGTGAATCAAAGagatgatgaagaaaagaagactgtGATACTAAGACACACAGATAGAAAAGGGATCTGGTGAGTGATGTTGTTGAAGAActaatggagaagaagatgaatactgtTGATCAGGGAGTTAGATATAAGGAATCAGTTACAGGAGATAGTGGTGTTGTTGTTTTTAATTGACGCCAACactgatttagggtttgattcttgaaatcagatgaagaaattttgtaaaattaggttttattcAAAAGATATAGGTGGTGCTGGATTCGAATTACCATCAAACTTCCATTAGGTCAAGATGGGTTTGTGTGGAAATTGAGGAATCGTTAACTGAGAGGATAGAATTGAGAAATTGAATATAGAAGAATTGATAGAGATGGGTTCGTGTGATTCAGAGGAGTTGATGTCATTCACTGTGATGATTAACAGGGAGTTCCTGGTGATCTGTTATGAGAAGGGTATGATGCAGATTTTGGTTTTGAGCAGTATTGCAGATGGAGAGGATGGTGGTGTTGTTCAAAAGGATGTTTAAGTTCATTAAAATgggttagatgaatgttaggttttaCAGGTTATGATGCAAAGAAGATGGAGCTGCTTGTGCTGATAGTGTTTGACTTAGGGTTTGAgcttggattcaagtttgaaagtCTGGTGAAGCTGAACTTAGTGTTGCTGAGAAGTAATGGCAGTTTTGGTGGTCTGCAGTGTGACTTATGGAATTGGTCTGAGCTGGGTTTTGTAGATTAATGGAGATGAACTGTATTGGTGGCACCGAGTGTGGAAGATGTTGGTGGTGATTACAGAGAAATAAGGAGGAATGAGTTACTGCAATGAGTTGTGTTGTTGTGTTGGAAGTGGAAATGGTTGTGGTGTTGTACAGATGTGCTGCTATGATGGTTAGTTTGAGCTGAAGGTGTTATGATGAGAGTTGGTTTATGAGTTCACGAAGAGGTGAAGCTGCACTGTAGCTTCCATGAACTGAAATAAGTAGATGCAATGCAGGTGGTCGCCTGGTGAGGCGCCAACATGGCTGGAATGAAGTTATGATGGCAATCATTGCGCAACGGTGGTTCAAGCTGTGCAACTGCTCTGGCCTAGACTACTCAGCAGAACTAGGATGGGTTAACTGCAGTTAAAGAGCTTGAGTTAAAAGGGAGGGTATTTTGGAGACAAGTGACCCCTTTTTTTTCACCAACCGTTATCTCGGCCAAAGTGTGTCTATTTtgtaaacaaaaaacaaaatatgaTCGTTTACAACGGCCAAAGTGTGACTATTTtgtaaacaaaaaacaaaatatgaTCATTTTGTAAACGAATTAACAAAAGTAGGACCATTTTGTAGTTGGCCCAAAAAAAAATTAGGCAGGGTGTTTTATCTAACGTACactcagaagaaaagaaaagttagAAATCAGTTTGGTAATAATGTTTCAGAACGATTTTTAAAAACAGGAAAATCGATTTTTTATCCAGAAGCAAAAGTCATAAGTAGGTTTGTATCCAAACGCACCGTAACACAGAACCCATGGATTACCTATGAGAAGACAAGTTTTTGGGAATGATTTAGAATTTTGGGGTAACCAGAGCACCCCAAACGGCCATCTGGTTTCGTTATCGTAAATTTGTCAGTAATTAAGGCCAAATTTTGTGGATTGAAAATTCGTCCCTCGACTagttaatcttgtttatgtgacaaAACTAATTAATCATGTTTATGTGACAAAAGAATCTCATATTCTGCTACGGAAATGTGTttatcctccaaaacacttcTGTATCATGGTTTCGAAAGGAATAGACTATTATCCCTTGCtctcagaaacaaaaaaaaataattattgctTGTAAAACCGAATTCATTTTATTTCTAATGTCTGAGGTACTTCTACTTCTAAATATCTTTGACGAGATATCGAAAGAGTTGAGGATTATTCACATAGATACTGAGAGCCAACAAAAGGGTTGTAATATCCTTTCTCTTTAAGTGATTTTAATAACTCCTTGTCTTGAGTCTTGACTTTCACacaaaacagaaaaagaaaggttCTCTCACTTTTTTCTATGACTCAATTGGTTCTTGGTGTACTTTAGTATTTAACTATGAGTTTTAAAGAGACTAGTACTGGCTTAGATTAAGGAGTTTTTGTTCATGTGGTATGCAAATGACCTTTTCATCCTCAGCACTAGTTTAAGTCTTTGGTTATGCAAAAGCCACATCATGTATCATGGGAGTCCCATTGATATGGATATCCaaccaataagaatcaattttatgGGATTGTTATGAAATCATGGGCTGTATTAtttccttctcttctctttttgGTGGTGAATTTTGAACCGTTATTCTTGAGTAGAGAGAATTGACCTGTGTTTTGTGCACTACTGAGTACTAATTAGGCCATCACCTTTTAACTCCAACTTCACTTTCTTGCTAACTGGTCAGAACATTTATTACATAACAAGTATATAAAGTTGGCCATCGCTTTTTTGGACAGATAATTTAATCAATATATACAGTATTACTTATTTAAGCAAAAACTAAGAAACAAAAACCTACCTCCAAAAATAGTTTCCGTAGAAATCAAGGATCGCCAGTTGGAACAATCATGGATAAACATGCCTCTTACTTGTTGACTCGCAGTTTTAGTGACAtggagagtttttttttcttttagtggtAGCTATGACGACAGGCAAGAAAAATTaggttaatcatagttactttaAATATAAGGTCATCGTGCGACGGTTTGGCCGAGTGGTCTAAGGCGCCAGATTTAGGCTCTGGTCCGAAAGGCCGTGGGTTCAAATCCCACAGCGGTCATTCTTTTATGCTATTTTTATCCGGCATCTTTTGTCTCCACAGTACCAATCTCATATTTCTTTTTCAGAGCAAAATGAAATCACATGCCGATCAGGTAAATCAGAAGTTACTAATCTAGATATCTCTAGACATGAAATGCCTTTACAAATACATCATACAAAATCAGAAAAtggaggtaaaaaaaaaaaaaaggatgccACCATCTCCATGTGTAAGTTACCACGGACTCAAATATAGTATTAAAACTTGACTGCATCCTCTCTAGAATCAATATTGTTGGATCTTTTAATCAATCTTTAACATAAACTATTACAGTAAAAGGAATTACTAGTTTGAGAGAGCTCACAATCCTTTTCCAAAGTGATGGAACAATCGATTCCTTTGACACGAATGGGATTCGGTTAGCTCCGAACCATTCAATTCAGCTGTCAAATTCCAAATGAGGTTATGGTTTGATTAATGGTTAATAAGTTCGGTTAAACTGAGAGCTGGGATGGGCTTAATGTACAGCCTTTTTTGACGCCCTCCTTGGCATTGGAAGTTCAAGAATAATGAGAAAAGAACATCGTTCAGATCCCCTGACATATTGAACTTCACCGTTCATTAACTTTAGAATCTTCCTTGACATGTTTAAGGCTAAACCTTCTTGAGTCAACCAACGGTTGCTGTTGAACACGTCTTGAACGAGTTCAGGGGGGAGGCCCTCACCAGGACACTCAATCCTGCTTCCAACAAAAATTCGCTGATAAGGACAAGGACAAAGATCTTGCAAGTAATACAATTATATTGTGTAACTACATCCAGCACTAGTTAAGTAGGTTCAATCAAACTTGCTTTATTCAGAGTCATGAATAGAAGAATACCTGAATTCAAGGTGTAGAAGTTCTATGCCATCTGATACAATTTTCAGGCTTGGGCAGACTTGAATCTCTACCCAACTGTCTGGAGATGGCGCGTAACGCACAACGTTCAACAAGAAATCAACCAAGACTTGCTGAATTCGAACTTGATCACCAAAAACAGCCAGTGTTTTGATTTCCTCTGGAATATCACGTCTCAGTTGTAAGCCTCTCTCTCTTAGGAGAATCATAACTTGGCTAACAACAGCATTTATAAGGTTCCCAAGTAAAAATTCAGCCTCGTCCAGTTCCAAGGACCTGTTAGTAGAAGAAAAGTTTACGAGAAAATTAGGCAAGCAGTTCTAGGCATTTAAAACTTTGTGGATGACTATTGTATGTCATTAGTGAGAAGAAAGGACAACAAAATGGGCCTACACCTTAAGAAAAGAATGTCCAAAACGGCTTTAAGACTAAGAATTTAATATAAAAggatagagagagagagtttaCCCATCCTCAATGCGCTCTAGATCAACATCCCTTATGATCTTCATCATCTGCCTTTCACAAGCGGCACTAGTCTCTAAAAACTGCTTCTGATCTTCGTTTAAGTCTGTTGCCTCCAGTAGAGAATTAGTAAATTGTAACCCACGTAATGGATTCTTTACCTCTTGGCAAATATAAGCCAACTCTTTCTTCCTAGCAAAACATTTCTTCTCTTGCTGCCTTTGTACTTCCAGGGCCTGCTGCAATTCAGGGCTCGCAATCTGCAGAAAGCAGAAGGCCCCAATCATCTCTCCTTCCAAATTAACCCTTTTATTTGCTGTCAAGAGAGCTTGCACATATTTTCCGTTCCGGTCATAGAATTGAAAAGGAAATTTGTCGGTGTCTTGGCCCCCAATTGCATTGTGTAGGACAATCATGAACCTTGTAAGAGCATCAGTGCCTTTGAGCCGACAGCAACCGCCAAATATATCTCCTACCAACATTTTTCCAAGCATTTCCTCTCTGTCCCAACCAGTTAGTTTTTCCATAGCCTTATTCCATTCCAAGCAACACGTATTCTCATCCGAAGCAAATATGGGTGGAATTAAAGGGTTAGGATTATGTAAAATAGCTTTATAGTCACCTTGAATACGGATGAACTTGTCCATAACCACTTTCTGGGAAGTAATATCCTGACCCACAAATCCAACTCCAACAATGTTATTCAGATAGTCTTTGCTACAGCAGGCATTGACTACCAGAAACACGCTTTTGTTAACTTTCTGTGGACCAAATGTCTTCAGCTTAAGCTCTACATTTTTATCTTCTTCACCTGCATAGATCTGAACTGATTGATGGGACTACTCATGCTCTTGAAATGACAAGATGACTCATGAAAGATTCTCCTAATAAAGAAAAAGGTAGCTAATAGATAAAGAAAAAACGGGGAACCAACGTAGGTTTGAAGAATTACAATGTGAAGATCACAAATTAGGGAGTCAATATAAAATAACATACTGAACAGCAGTGGTCCAGCAAAACCACTTGCGGAAAAGACATCCTTTCTTAAGTGTAACAAAGATGGCTAACGATTAATACTGGTTCACAAGCACAGGTTAATCTTGTAAAGAATTGCGCCAATATAAGCATTATAAACTAGCCAAACGGCAAAACTTACTCATGCAGCCACTACTTCGAAAATGATTTGCGTTATTAAATGGAGCACATGTTCAAAAACTTACCTTGCAATGCACGGGAAAGAACCTTGCCAACAACCTCAACATATTCTTTATAAATAAGGTCCTGAAGTAACAACTTCCCCATAGCTTCCTCAACAGGCAGACCTATCAATTCTGCAATTTTTGCATTCCACCCATTTATCCGACCATCAGAATCTACAGCAAAAATTGGAGCAGTTGCGGTTTCTATTAGCCTAACCATCTCTTTTGCAACTGAAATGAGCTCATTTGTCCCTTGCAAATCGGTATTTGCAACTTCAGTATTGACCACTGACTTAGAAATACTTCCATCAGCATCTTTAAATGAATCTCGCAGTATAAGCTGCAAAGAGTGTATCGCATCCATCTCCGCGTTTTCCCATGGCAAGCTCCGGCTCTTGACTACTTCCAAGAATGCCTTAAAAGAAGAACGAGGGTGCATTCTTTGACCATCATCCTTGTCTTCTGGATGATGTTTCGCCCCTCCCCACTTAATCTCTTTCGCCGTATGGGATCTAAACCAAAATAGGAAGTCTCTTGAAGTAATATAAGCAACAGCCATCCCACAAACTGCGTCACCTAATGTGGCTGCTCCCGAGTATCCAGCATCAGCCAAACTATCAGTAGTCAATCCCGTTGAATCCCCATGGTAAGCCAACAACCACTCCACAATATCCTTAATCTGGGATTCAGTAGGAGTAACACCAAGCGCGAAATATTTACCCTGGTAGAAGAGAGCAGACCCATCACATTTCACAAGATCCATGATACTTGGGCTCTGAGTAATAATCCCAGATGGGGAATCTCGGAGGAGCATATCACACAACAAAGTCTGGGTTCGCAAAACATGTTTCTCCTGCATCTGGGAAGCTAATTGTAATTCCAAGTTCAGTTGAAGCCCGAAAGCCTGCATTAGGAACTCACAGGCATAACGAAGAGGAAACGGGATACAGCGTGCAGATGTGTGATGGCACACCACAAGTCCCCATAGCCTCATTGAATTACGAGTACCAGAAGGTCCGGTACCTTCTTCGTCATTTCCATTAATGATAACTGCCAGTGCTAATGAGGCAATGGAACCCATATTAGCCATGTATCGTGCGTGACATCCATGTGGTGCCCTAAGAGTTGAACCAACTAAACAAAGAGGCTGCATTAGCTCTTCATCCTGAACCACCGGAACAGTTGTAGCACGGCAATCGACAATCATCCTAACTCTATTCTGCTTAAACAAGAACCTCGACGCTTGAGGTATATCTGTTGAAGGATAGTGTAACCCCAAATACGGGTCCAAATCTGGCCTCTTACTTTCAGCTACAACCTCACCATGTTCATCCTCGTGAAACTTATACACCATAACCCTATCATACCCAGTAAGCTCCCTAACATGTTCGACTACAGTATCACATAAAATCTTAATATCCCCACCAGGAAGAGCCTGTAACCGAGATATTGCTCGTACTGCAAGTTTCTGAGACTGAACTGCCCCTGCAATGGAAAGTGCAGGGTCTTCTGATCTTGCAGGTTCTAAATCAATTACAATACCCACATCAATTCTATGCAAAATAGCATAAAAGGGTTTTCCTAAATTCTTTGAATGGATCCACAGAGGGTTTAAAAGAGAAATTTCACGCGCTGAAAATGCTTTTTCCAACAAAGCTGTACTTGATGGTGTAAATAGAGTTCTAACATCAATACCAACTACTAAAGATTCATTTTTTTCAAGGCTAGGTACTGATTGAGGTATAACATCAAGCATTTCTGATGCATTTTCACTGTAAGCAATGACCCTAAAAGTATTCTCCTCAGCAGCAACCATACAACCAAATGGTTGAATATGACCACCTCTTTGAATTTTCGATAAGTAAGCTGTAATTTGTTGTTCAGGTATTGATTGTGATGTATTCCTAATAGACTGTGAGTAGTCAAATGACTTACCAGATTCACCTGATTGTTC encodes:
- the LOC113346900 gene encoding probable serine/threonine-protein kinase DDB_G0282963 — its product is MEENPSPQPPAPPPPTEELLKKIQELEAGHARLKQEMSKLILSNDTSSSRKSEHGHHHHNSNNQRAHSVSPRRSRLSSAASTTKKGFEVSSNWKKGSASFNHHSSPLQRESKRRDDDDDNDSFNPKSPGMIKKSTLPNFTDKQYLNILQSMGQSVHIFDLHGRIIYWNPMAETLYGYSVSEAIGQDATELLTDVNEYDVANDIIQRISMGESWKGQLHAKNKHGERFLSISTNTPFYDDDGSVVGIICVSSDSRAYQDFPMSGTKSLEANSSYSRPSRSPLNKSGLVPQQPLQVAIASKFSTLASKVSNKVRTKLRSSDNNVEREGGSGDSQYSDHYSDHREDGNSSGASTPRGDVPPTEFGMYPHVVTMEKSQRKPSADSGDEGEGKSGIHRAITSKAEAWIGKKGISWPWKGNERDGVDPRTTRFVWPWLNHDQKNDTGHKRSSDYGVKPEQQAGDGHRSAANEASGSWSSFNINSTSSVSSSGSTSSTAIQKVDMEIDCLDYEILWEDLLIGEQIGQGSCGTVYHGLWYGSDVAVKVFSKQEYSDDVILSFRQEVSLMKRLRHPNIVLFMGAVTSPQRLCIVTEFLPRGSLFRLLQRGTAKLDWRRRINMALDIARGMNYLHHCNPPIIHRDLKSSNLLVDKNWTVKVGDFGLSRLKRETYLTTRTGKGTPQWMAPEVLRNEPSDEKSDVYSYGIILWELVTEKIPWENLNSMQVIGAVGFMNQRLDIPNDLDPQWLSIMESCWHSEPQHRPTFQELLEKFKDMQRQYTIRFQANRAANGDATPRVSET
- the LOC113346901 gene encoding phytochrome B-like, yielding MASGSRGTTGNANNQQNSSGGSNIRNNNTTTTQQPTESVNKTIAQYTIDARLHAAFEQSGESGKSFDYSQSIRNTSQSIPEQQITAYLSKIQRGGHIQPFGCMVAAEENTFRVIAYSENASEMLDVIPQSVPSLEKNESLVVGIDVRTLFTPSSTALLEKAFSAREISLLNPLWIHSKNLGKPFYAILHRIDVGIVIDLEPARSEDPALSIAGAVQSQKLAVRAISRLQALPGGDIKILCDTVVEHVRELTGYDRVMVYKFHEDEHGEVVAESKRPDLDPYLGLHYPSTDIPQASRFLFKQNRVRMIVDCRATTVPVVQDEELMQPLCLVGSTLRAPHGCHARYMANMGSIASLALAVIINGNDEEGTGPSGTRNSMRLWGLVVCHHTSARCIPFPLRYACEFLMQAFGLQLNLELQLASQMQEKHVLRTQTLLCDMLLRDSPSGIITQSPSIMDLVKCDGSALFYQGKYFALGVTPTESQIKDIVEWLLAYHGDSTGLTTDSLADAGYSGAATLGDAVCGMAVAYITSRDFLFWFRSHTAKEIKWGGAKHHPEDKDDGQRMHPRSSFKAFLEVVKSRSLPWENAEMDAIHSLQLILRDSFKDADGSISKSVVNTEVANTDLQGTNELISVAKEMVRLIETATAPIFAVDSDGRINGWNAKIAELIGLPVEEAMGKLLLQDLIYKEYVEVVGKVLSRALQGEEDKNVELKLKTFGPQKVNKSVFLVVNACCSKDYLNNIVGVGFVGQDITSQKVVMDKFIRIQGDYKAILHNPNPLIPPIFASDENTCCLEWNKAMEKLTGWDREEMLGKMLVGDIFGGCCRLKGTDALTRFMIVLHNAIGGQDTDKFPFQFYDRNGKYVQALLTANKRVNLEGEMIGAFCFLQIASPELQQALEVQRQQEKKCFARKKELAYICQEVKNPLRGLQFTNSLLEATDLNEDQKQFLETSAACERQMMKIIRDVDLERIEDGSLELDEAEFLLGNLINAVVSQVMILLRERGLQLRRDIPEEIKTLAVFGDQVRIQQVLVDFLLNVVRYAPSPDSWVEIQVCPSLKIVSDGIELLHLEFRIECPGEGLPPELVQDVFNSNRWLTQEGLALNMSRKILKLMNGEVQYVRGSERCSFLIILELPMPRRASKKAVH